The following proteins are encoded in a genomic region of Gemmatimonadota bacterium:
- a CDS encoding helix-hairpin-helix domain-containing protein yields MPTPQRHPLSVFEAKREALVDLQRIPGVGPAIANDLWELGVERVGDLRGKDPEALYDAHCAQRGVPVDNCMRYVFRCAVYFATEKEPDPEFLRWWRWKSLDADARPANLSA; encoded by the coding sequence ATGCCGACGCCTCAGCGACACCCGCTATCCGTCTTCGAAGCCAAGCGGGAGGCGCTGGTCGATCTGCAGAGGATCCCTGGAGTCGGCCCTGCCATCGCGAACGACCTCTGGGAGCTGGGAGTCGAGCGCGTCGGCGACCTGCGGGGGAAAGACCCCGAAGCGCTTTACGATGCGCACTGCGCGCAGCGCGGCGTGCCGGTGGACAACTGCATGCGCTACGTATTCAGGTGCGCCGTGTACTTCGCCACCGAGAAGGAGCCCGATCCGGAGTTCTTGCGGTGGTGGCGCTGGAAGAGCCTGGACGCCGATGCGCGACCGGCGAATCTGAGCGCCTGA
- the ytxJ gene encoding bacillithiol system redox-active protein YtxJ has product MEQPLSRITEEADLEAALALPLAILYKHSPACGLSMLAARQVQRFSGERPEIPTFAVDVIGSRAVSDLIERQLSVRHESPQVIVVRHGVARWSASHLGIRVRQLRAAVEDG; this is encoded by the coding sequence ATGGAGCAGCCGCTGTCCCGCATCACCGAGGAAGCCGACCTGGAAGCGGCTCTCGCGCTACCGCTCGCCATCCTTTACAAGCACAGCCCCGCCTGCGGCCTGTCCATGCTCGCGGCCCGCCAGGTGCAGCGGTTCTCCGGCGAGCGCCCCGAAATCCCCACGTTCGCGGTCGACGTGATCGGGTCCCGCGCGGTGTCCGACCTGATCGAACGGCAGCTCAGCGTGCGCCACGAATCCCCCCAGGTGATCGTGGTCCGCCACGGCGTCGCGCGCTGGTCGGCGTCGCACCTCGGCATCCGCGTCAGGCAACTGCGCGCCGCGGTGGAGGACGGCTAG
- a CDS encoding glycoside hydrolase family 3 N-terminal domain-containing protein — translation MSGGAARLLFPAIRWVDGAGFAPAEDGIAAGLRMGAGGFIIFGGEAGAVRALTTRLRGESAHPILIGADLERGAGQQFDGATRLPPLAAVGHVDDLEATRRCGALTAREALALGVDWVYGPVADLDVEPRNPIIGTRSFGARPGRAARHVRAWVEGCQDEGALACVKHFPGHGRTVTDSHAELPEVTAAGDVVRADMETFAAGISAGVASVMTAHVSFPALDPSGRPATLSPVILGEVLRGELGFGGLIVTDAMMMQGVVDAAAREGGGSAAAADPGALAAVRAIAAGCDASLYPEDPAAVLEALGVALGDGSLDAGRVHESVARIDAAAGAASAARERVQRSGQGWGVRSDAEWALDLARRSLVPLAGSATLRGEAVSVIDVDDDLGGPYPPPARAALPDRLRAAGPQVDHRSAPSEGGAETEHDGDRVIAVYADIRAWKGRPGLSDDAVAAVRAELSWTPDALVVLFGHPRLAGALDAGRMLAAWGGESIMQQAVAAEMAGPSA, via the coding sequence GTGAGCGGGGGCGCCGCGCGGCTGCTCTTCCCGGCCATCCGCTGGGTCGACGGCGCGGGCTTCGCGCCGGCCGAAGACGGCATCGCCGCCGGCCTCCGCATGGGGGCCGGCGGTTTCATCATCTTCGGGGGAGAGGCCGGCGCGGTGCGCGCCCTGACGACCCGCCTGCGCGGCGAGTCGGCGCATCCGATCCTGATCGGCGCCGACCTGGAGCGAGGCGCCGGGCAGCAGTTCGACGGCGCCACCCGCCTGCCGCCGCTCGCCGCCGTGGGGCACGTCGATGACCTGGAGGCGACCAGGCGGTGCGGAGCGCTCACGGCCCGCGAGGCGCTCGCGCTCGGCGTCGACTGGGTCTACGGGCCGGTGGCCGACCTGGACGTCGAGCCGCGCAACCCGATCATCGGCACGCGCTCTTTCGGGGCCCGGCCGGGGCGCGCCGCGCGCCACGTGCGGGCCTGGGTCGAGGGGTGCCAGGACGAGGGCGCGCTGGCGTGCGTGAAGCACTTCCCCGGCCACGGCCGCACGGTCACGGACAGCCACGCCGAGTTGCCGGAGGTGACCGCCGCCGGCGACGTCGTGCGCGCGGACATGGAGACGTTCGCCGCCGGGATCAGCGCCGGCGTGGCTTCCGTGATGACCGCCCACGTGTCGTTCCCGGCGCTGGACCCGAGCGGGCGCCCCGCGACCCTGTCGCCCGTGATCCTGGGCGAGGTGCTGCGCGGCGAGCTGGGCTTCGGGGGTCTGATCGTCACCGACGCCATGATGATGCAGGGCGTGGTGGACGCCGCGGCGCGCGAAGGAGGCGGCTCGGCCGCGGCGGCCGACCCGGGCGCGCTCGCGGCGGTGCGCGCCATCGCCGCCGGGTGCGACGCCAGCCTGTATCCGGAGGATCCGGCCGCGGTCCTGGAGGCGCTGGGGGTCGCCCTCGGCGATGGGTCGCTGGACGCCGGGCGGGTGCACGAGTCGGTGGCCCGGATCGACGCCGCGGCCGGAGCGGCGTCCGCCGCGCGCGAGAGGGTCCAGCGCAGCGGTCAGGGCTGGGGTGTGCGCAGCGACGCGGAATGGGCGCTGGACCTGGCGCGCCGCTCGCTCGTTCCTCTGGCCGGCTCGGCGACGCTGCGCGGCGAGGCGGTGAGCGTGATCGACGTGGACGACGACCTGGGGGGACCCTATCCGCCTCCGGCGCGCGCAGCGTTGCCGGATCGTCTGCGCGCCGCCGGACCGCAGGTGGACCACCGGTCCGCGCCGTCGGAGGGCGGAGCCGAGACCGAGCACGACGGCGATCGGGTGATCGCGGTGTACGCGGACATTCGCGCGTGGAAGGGTCGCCCGGGGCTCTCCGACGACGCCGTGGCGGCGGTGCGCGCCGAGCTGAGCTGGACCCCGGACGCGCTCGTGGTTCTGTTCGGCCATCCGCGACTGGCGGGCGCTTTGGACGCGGGCCGCATGTTGGCGGCCTGGGGCGGGGAGTCCATCATGCAGCAAGCCGTGGCCGCCGAGATGGCCGGCCCCTCCGCGTAG
- a CDS encoding sodium:solute symporter family protein: protein MTTIDWIIVAVYMALTLALGVWLARRASGSMEDFFVGGRALPWWLAGTSMAATTFSIDTPLYISGVVGNRGIAGNWEWWNFAIAHVILIYIFAKMWRRAEIVTDNELTEIRYSGRPAAALRATKGFLFAVVVGSIGIGYAMLAMVKVIDALEIFPSLGLAPGEHAKLWAVVAVSVLVLAYAGVAGLWGVVATDFFQFFLGMLGAILVAVFAVNHVGGLDDMVRLAQQNTDFDVLAFTPLDFGAGGFLGVGWSSVAQISAWTFVAYMVLQWWAFRRSDGGGEFIQRLAGAKDERDAERAAWLFNILHYVVRTWPWIVVAVVALVVYPELDDRELGYPKLMLDFLPAGLLGIVVASLLAAFMSTVSTLINWSASYITNDLYARFLRPRAGQRELVMFARVASVLVTVLGATAAFFSRDIGTVFRLIIAIGTGPGLVLILRWFWWRINAWAELAAMVAGFLVGFATSVWAGADFTLFGAAVSIPPLQIADFGVRLMVTSAVTLAVWVPVMLLTRAEPDETLDAFYRRVRPGGPGWARQRERTGLTPAQDLGKDSQRVLAALLLLFGLMFAVGGLVMLRFALFSGMTLIAVVGWVWLRRLREAR, encoded by the coding sequence ATGACCACCATCGACTGGATCATCGTCGCCGTCTACATGGCGCTGACCCTCGCGCTCGGCGTCTGGCTCGCGCGGCGCGCGTCGGGCAGCATGGAGGACTTCTTCGTCGGCGGGCGGGCGCTGCCCTGGTGGCTCGCGGGCACGTCGATGGCCGCCACGACGTTTTCCATCGACACCCCCCTCTACATCTCGGGCGTGGTCGGCAACCGTGGCATCGCGGGCAACTGGGAGTGGTGGAACTTCGCCATCGCCCACGTCATCCTGATCTACATCTTCGCCAAGATGTGGCGCCGCGCCGAGATCGTCACCGACAACGAGCTCACGGAAATCCGCTACTCCGGACGTCCCGCGGCGGCGCTGCGGGCCACCAAGGGCTTCCTGTTCGCGGTGGTCGTCGGGTCCATCGGCATCGGCTACGCCATGCTGGCGATGGTGAAGGTGATCGACGCGCTCGAGATCTTCCCCAGCCTGGGGCTCGCGCCCGGCGAGCACGCCAAGCTGTGGGCGGTGGTCGCTGTGAGCGTGCTCGTGCTCGCGTACGCCGGGGTGGCGGGGCTCTGGGGCGTGGTCGCGACCGACTTCTTCCAGTTCTTCCTGGGCATGCTCGGCGCGATCCTGGTGGCGGTCTTCGCGGTGAACCACGTCGGCGGGCTGGACGACATGGTCCGGCTCGCCCAGCAGAACACCGACTTCGACGTGCTGGCGTTCACCCCGCTCGACTTCGGCGCCGGGGGCTTCCTGGGCGTGGGTTGGTCGAGCGTCGCGCAGATCAGCGCGTGGACGTTCGTCGCCTACATGGTGCTGCAGTGGTGGGCCTTCCGCCGCTCGGACGGCGGCGGCGAGTTCATCCAGCGGTTGGCGGGGGCCAAGGACGAGCGCGACGCGGAGCGCGCCGCGTGGCTCTTCAACATCCTGCACTACGTGGTGCGCACGTGGCCCTGGATCGTCGTCGCGGTGGTGGCGCTGGTGGTCTACCCCGAGCTGGACGATCGCGAGCTGGGCTACCCCAAGCTGATGCTGGACTTTCTCCCCGCCGGCCTGCTGGGCATCGTCGTCGCCTCGCTGCTCGCGGCGTTCATGAGCACGGTCAGCACGCTCATCAACTGGAGCGCGTCCTACATCACCAATGACCTGTACGCGCGCTTTCTGCGGCCGCGCGCCGGGCAAAGGGAGCTGGTGATGTTCGCGCGCGTGGCGTCGGTGCTGGTGACCGTCCTGGGCGCCACCGCCGCCTTCTTCAGCCGCGACATCGGCACCGTTTTCAGGCTGATCATCGCCATCGGCACGGGTCCGGGCCTGGTGCTCATCCTGCGCTGGTTCTGGTGGCGCATCAACGCCTGGGCGGAGCTGGCGGCGATGGTGGCTGGGTTCCTGGTCGGCTTCGCGACATCGGTCTGGGCGGGCGCCGACTTCACGCTGTTCGGCGCCGCGGTGAGCATCCCCCCGCTGCAGATCGCCGACTTCGGCGTCCGGCTGATGGTGACCTCGGCGGTGACCCTGGCGGTGTGGGTGCCCGTGATGCTGCTGACCCGCGCCGAGCCCGACGAGACCCTGGACGCGTTCTACCGCCGCGTGCGGCCGGGCGGACCTGGTTGGGCGCGCCAGCGCGAGCGCACCGGCCTGACGCCGGCGCAGGATCTGGGCAAGGACTCCCAGCGCGTGCTCGCCGCGCTGCTGCTGCTGTTCGGGCTGATGTTCGCGGTTGGCGGGCTGGTGATGCTGCGCTTCGCGCTCTTCTCCGGCATGACGCTGATCGCGGTGGTGGGGTGGGTGTGGCTGAGGCGGCTGCGGGAGGCGAGATGA
- a CDS encoding N-acetylmuramoyl-L-alanine amidase has translation MRARAGIAAVVSALACGACGAWAGPSAEAPAPSGVADDPVAGRLPAIPAAVGEGPALEVVYPAEGATITTDSTFVFGAVRLTDPTLRINGASVDVEPNGAFLAFLPVPEDGVYRLEARGSGSAAELERLVNGAGLEPAEPAPEPGAGADSVRAPPLAIAFPTDGAVVTRGEVITVRASGPEGVFPVLRMPYGWIPMRPARRALGSAGFMQASAGAVLMEYSADVRIDAPVAGGQGSAASGLLPPPGTLRNRGVPDAEAVDVATILAPGDTAVQPLPRVDVLPAGFAIPALVRTERPDSAAIGRATLPPGTPFHWFLPNGTAALITGARDGLARVRLASDLSIWVPQVDLEATAGLAPLPGAGRAAGDAYSVRALPAAGWVDVRVSLSERLPFRVDARDGGLDITVYGARTRTNWAYQGGDDPEVRRVWWEQAGDERYVVHVETASTPWGWASRWEDEATLVVRVRRPPAIDPNAPLSGLRIGVDAGHADDTGAPGPTGLREGDANRRVAKRLVEKLRRAGARVLEIRPDADNVGLGARPLMAVDSSVHVLISVHNNAFPDGVNPFERAGTSVLYNTWQSLDLARALQRELVDELGLRDLGPIWGDLALARPTWMPSVLTETMFLMVPAQEAALRDPEVQGRIAEAHVRGLEAFLRERAVARP, from the coding sequence ATGAGGGCGCGCGCGGGGATCGCCGCGGTCGTGTCCGCCCTGGCGTGCGGCGCCTGCGGCGCGTGGGCCGGGCCGTCTGCCGAAGCGCCCGCGCCGAGCGGCGTAGCGGACGATCCGGTGGCCGGCCGGCTGCCCGCGATTCCCGCGGCCGTGGGGGAGGGGCCGGCGCTCGAGGTGGTCTACCCGGCTGAGGGCGCCACCATAACCACCGACTCCACCTTCGTCTTCGGCGCCGTCCGGCTCACCGATCCGACGCTGCGGATCAACGGCGCGTCGGTCGACGTGGAGCCCAATGGCGCGTTCCTGGCCTTCCTGCCGGTGCCGGAGGACGGCGTGTATCGGCTCGAGGCGCGGGGCTCGGGCTCGGCGGCAGAGCTGGAGCGGTTGGTCAACGGAGCCGGACTGGAGCCGGCCGAGCCCGCGCCCGAACCGGGCGCCGGGGCCGACTCCGTGCGCGCGCCGCCGCTCGCGATCGCGTTCCCGACGGACGGCGCGGTGGTGACCCGGGGCGAGGTGATCACCGTGCGCGCCAGCGGCCCCGAGGGCGTCTTTCCGGTGCTGCGCATGCCCTACGGGTGGATTCCGATGAGGCCCGCGCGGCGCGCCCTGGGCAGCGCCGGCTTCATGCAGGCGTCCGCGGGCGCGGTCCTGATGGAGTACTCGGCCGACGTGCGCATCGACGCGCCGGTAGCGGGCGGCCAGGGCTCCGCCGCGTCAGGGCTGCTGCCGCCGCCGGGGACGCTGCGCAACCGGGGCGTCCCGGACGCGGAGGCGGTGGACGTCGCCACGATCCTGGCGCCGGGGGACACGGCGGTGCAGCCGCTGCCGCGCGTCGACGTCCTGCCCGCGGGCTTCGCCATCCCGGCCCTGGTGCGGACCGAGCGCCCGGACTCGGCGGCGATCGGGCGCGCCACGCTGCCGCCGGGCACCCCGTTCCACTGGTTCCTGCCGAACGGGACGGCGGCGCTGATAACCGGCGCTCGGGACGGCCTGGCGAGGGTTCGGCTCGCGTCCGATCTGTCGATATGGGTGCCGCAGGTAGACCTCGAGGCGACGGCCGGCCTCGCGCCGCTTCCGGGCGCGGGCCGGGCCGCCGGCGACGCCTACTCGGTCCGCGCGCTCCCGGCGGCCGGCTGGGTGGACGTGCGCGTGTCCCTGTCCGAGCGCCTGCCCTTCCGAGTAGACGCGCGCGACGGCGGCCTGGACATCACGGTCTACGGCGCGCGCACGCGCACCAACTGGGCGTACCAGGGAGGCGACGACCCGGAGGTGCGGCGCGTCTGGTGGGAGCAAGCGGGCGACGAGCGCTACGTCGTGCACGTGGAGACCGCCTCCACGCCGTGGGGCTGGGCGTCGCGCTGGGAGGATGAGGCCACCCTGGTGGTGCGCGTGCGCCGGCCGCCCGCCATCGACCCGAACGCGCCGCTGAGCGGGCTGCGCATCGGCGTGGACGCCGGTCACGCGGACGACACCGGCGCGCCCGGCCCGACCGGGCTGCGCGAGGGCGACGCCAACCGACGCGTCGCCAAGCGGCTCGTCGAGAAGCTGAGGCGCGCCGGGGCGCGCGTGCTGGAGATCCGCCCGGACGCCGACAACGTCGGCTTGGGCGCTCGTCCTCTGATGGCGGTCGACTCGTCGGTGCACGTCCTCATCTCGGTCCACAACAACGCCTTTCCCGACGGCGTGAACCCCTTCGAACGCGCCGGCACGAGCGTCCTCTACAACACCTGGCAGTCGCTCGACCTGGCGCGCGCGCTGCAGCGAGAGCTCGTCGACGAGCTGGGCCTGCGCGACCTGGGCCCCATCTGGGGCGACCTGGCGCTGGCTCGACCGACGTGGATGCCGTCCGTCCTCACCGAGACCATGTTCCTGATGGTGCCCGCGCAGGAAGCCGCGCTGCGGGATCCGGAGGTGCAGGGCCGCATCGCGGAAGCGCACGTGCGCGGGCTGGAGGCGTTTCTGCGGGAGCGTGCGGTCGCCCGGCCCTGA
- a CDS encoding ribonucleotide reductase N-terminal alpha domain-containing protein: MPDAVSPAETLPEDLGPAEMSENAKIVLGRRYLKKNEAGEPAEDPETMFWRVARTVAEEDRKHGASEGAVEQIAHEFYRLMTTRMFEPNSPTLMNAGRPLGQLSACFVLPVEDALSNGKDGIYDTLRAMALVHQSGGGTGFSFSRLRPSNDIVRSTMGVASGPVSFMSLYDQSTEVVKQGGTRRGANMGILRVDHPDIRGFIACKSDVTKITNFNISVAVTNAFMEALKKDEDYDLISPRNGAKIGRENAREIFDLIVEGAWSTGEPGVFFIDQANLHNPVPALGGYEATNPCVIGSTRLATDRGLLTVEELEREVMEIRVGTDDRVPALREAQSGGGTAVKTRTRHGVTARHAVPVFKSRENAEVFRLVTEHGYEITATDNHKFYTPDGAVELKDLEPGDTILLQSGEGPWGGDNALPEWAPTDKFKARMERGEAAPPTRWSRELGQLLGWVVADGWVSEELPEGRNVPNYSVGLLFGGDEKELEDGFRQRIREWTGLEGNRAERPGRVQLIYKSALYYFLRSLGVVTEDGRSSRVPTALWKAPEEAVIGFLQAAFTADGTVNRVDSARTCTVRLASSEPEFLREVQLLLLNMGMVANLRLRRKAGRKLMPDGHGGLKEYAHKAQYELILDKVNRDRFVSKVGFLSTAKQEKVESYLATKIRGSNSERFETRIRSISAAGREDVYCTTEPETHSIIVNGCVTVNCGEQPLIAYDVCNLGSINVGAFAVMDAPVDARPEERVDWDELKRVVHMATHFLDNVIDANNYPLPEIHDLAHRIRRIGLGLMGWADLLVRVGVPYDSDDAVSMARTLMGFIDEESRNASEKLAESRGAFPEWERSIWGPDATCARHPNGGRLRPGIKLRNCNLTTVAPTGTISIIADCAGGIEPLFAVAFMRNQAGVLMPDVNKDFVRIAREQGWYSEDLMRRIAEEGHIHFDEVPEEVRRVFVTAHDVTPEWHIRMQAAFQEHVDSAISKTCNFPEDATREEVREIYLQAYELECKGVTVYRDGSRPMQVLSTGKTAKEVSESDEAEAAERARMLQDLADARERIHQLEHEREHLESGLSEEQVRSQKRLLKRTRPAALRGITRKMISPLGDIYVTINEDETGKPFELFATLGKAGGAAMADVEAIGRLISLALRSGIGLTEVHQQLRGISCDRAVGYGPNKVLSVPDAIAQAIELYQQERAGVQQELPINQTVTTGAQSAAAQAHVDFGAYDPGETFIGTCPDCASELTFAEGCVKCMVCGYSECG, from the coding sequence ATGCCCGACGCCGTATCGCCCGCCGAGACCCTCCCAGAGGACCTCGGTCCCGCGGAGATGTCCGAGAACGCGAAGATCGTCCTCGGGCGTCGGTACCTGAAAAAGAACGAAGCGGGCGAGCCGGCCGAGGACCCCGAGACGATGTTCTGGCGCGTGGCCAGGACGGTCGCTGAAGAGGACCGCAAGCACGGCGCGAGTGAAGGCGCGGTAGAGCAGATCGCGCACGAGTTCTATCGCCTGATGACCACGCGCATGTTCGAGCCCAACTCGCCGACCCTCATGAACGCCGGCCGGCCGCTGGGACAGTTGTCCGCGTGCTTCGTGCTGCCGGTGGAGGACGCGCTCTCCAACGGCAAGGACGGCATCTACGACACGCTGCGGGCGATGGCGCTCGTGCATCAGTCCGGAGGCGGAACCGGTTTCTCGTTCAGCCGGCTGCGCCCGAGCAACGACATCGTCCGCTCGACCATGGGCGTGGCGAGCGGCCCGGTGTCCTTCATGAGCCTGTACGACCAGTCCACCGAGGTCGTGAAGCAGGGGGGCACGCGGCGCGGCGCGAACATGGGCATCCTGCGGGTCGATCATCCCGACATCCGGGGCTTCATCGCGTGCAAGAGCGACGTCACCAAGATTACCAACTTCAACATCTCGGTGGCGGTGACGAACGCCTTCATGGAGGCGCTCAAGAAGGACGAGGACTACGACCTGATCTCGCCGCGCAACGGGGCCAAGATCGGCCGCGAGAACGCGCGCGAGATATTCGACCTCATCGTCGAGGGCGCGTGGTCCACGGGCGAGCCGGGCGTGTTCTTCATCGACCAGGCGAACCTGCACAACCCGGTGCCGGCGCTCGGCGGCTACGAGGCGACCAACCCGTGCGTGATCGGCTCCACCCGCCTCGCGACCGACCGCGGACTCCTGACCGTGGAGGAGCTGGAGCGCGAGGTCATGGAGATCCGCGTGGGGACCGATGATCGCGTCCCCGCGCTCAGGGAGGCCCAGAGCGGTGGCGGCACGGCGGTCAAGACCCGTACGCGCCACGGCGTAACTGCCCGCCACGCGGTGCCGGTGTTCAAGAGCCGTGAGAACGCGGAAGTCTTCCGGCTCGTCACCGAGCACGGCTACGAGATCACCGCGACCGACAACCACAAGTTCTACACGCCCGACGGCGCGGTCGAGCTCAAGGATCTGGAGCCCGGCGACACCATCCTCCTGCAGTCCGGAGAGGGGCCCTGGGGCGGCGACAACGCGCTGCCGGAGTGGGCGCCGACCGACAAGTTCAAGGCGCGCATGGAGCGCGGCGAGGCCGCGCCCCCGACGCGCTGGTCGCGCGAGCTCGGACAGCTCCTGGGTTGGGTGGTCGCCGACGGCTGGGTGAGCGAGGAGCTTCCCGAGGGGCGCAACGTCCCCAACTACTCGGTTGGGCTGCTCTTCGGGGGCGACGAGAAGGAGCTGGAGGACGGCTTTCGGCAGCGGATCCGGGAATGGACCGGTCTCGAGGGCAACCGCGCGGAGCGCCCTGGGCGGGTCCAACTGATCTACAAGTCCGCGCTCTACTACTTTCTGCGGTCGCTGGGGGTCGTGACCGAGGACGGCAGGAGCAGCCGTGTGCCCACCGCCCTCTGGAAGGCCCCGGAGGAAGCGGTCATCGGCTTCCTGCAGGCGGCGTTCACGGCGGACGGGACCGTGAACCGGGTAGACTCCGCGCGCACCTGCACGGTCCGACTCGCGAGCAGCGAACCGGAGTTCCTGAGGGAGGTACAGCTCCTCCTCCTGAACATGGGCATGGTGGCCAACCTGCGGCTTCGTCGTAAGGCCGGCCGCAAGCTCATGCCGGACGGGCACGGCGGTCTGAAGGAGTACGCGCACAAGGCGCAGTACGAGTTGATCCTGGACAAGGTGAACCGGGACCGGTTCGTATCGAAGGTCGGCTTCCTCAGCACGGCCAAGCAGGAAAAGGTGGAGTCTTACCTGGCCACCAAGATACGCGGGTCGAACAGCGAGCGTTTCGAGACGAGAATCCGCTCGATCTCGGCGGCGGGACGCGAGGATGTCTATTGCACCACGGAGCCGGAGACGCATTCGATAATTGTAAATGGTTGTGTAACAGTCAACTGTGGTGAACAGCCCCTCATAGCGTACGACGTCTGCAACCTTGGTTCGATCAACGTCGGCGCGTTCGCGGTCATGGACGCCCCCGTGGATGCGCGGCCCGAGGAGCGCGTCGACTGGGACGAGCTCAAGCGCGTGGTGCACATGGCCACGCACTTCCTGGACAACGTCATCGACGCCAACAACTACCCGCTGCCCGAAATCCACGACCTGGCGCACCGGATCAGACGCATCGGGCTGGGCCTGATGGGGTGGGCCGACCTGCTCGTGCGCGTGGGGGTTCCCTACGACAGCGACGACGCGGTTTCCATGGCGCGCACTCTCATGGGTTTCATCGACGAAGAATCGCGCAACGCCTCGGAGAAGCTCGCCGAATCCCGCGGCGCATTTCCGGAGTGGGAGCGCAGCATCTGGGGGCCGGACGCCACCTGCGCGCGGCACCCCAACGGCGGCCGGCTGCGTCCGGGGATCAAGCTGCGCAACTGCAACCTGACGACCGTGGCGCCCACCGGCACCATCTCCATCATCGCCGACTGCGCGGGCGGGATCGAGCCGTTGTTCGCGGTCGCGTTCATGCGCAACCAGGCCGGCGTGCTGATGCCGGACGTGAACAAGGACTTCGTACGCATCGCGCGGGAGCAGGGCTGGTACTCCGAGGACCTGATGCGTCGCATCGCCGAGGAAGGCCACATCCATTTCGATGAGGTTCCGGAGGAGGTGCGGCGGGTGTTCGTGACCGCGCACGACGTCACCCCCGAGTGGCACATCCGCATGCAGGCGGCCTTCCAGGAGCACGTCGATTCGGCCATCTCCAAGACGTGCAACTTCCCGGAGGACGCCACGCGTGAAGAAGTCCGCGAGATCTACCTCCAGGCTTACGAGCTGGAGTGCAAGGGCGTGACGGTCTATCGCGACGGTTCCCGGCCCATGCAGGTGCTGTCCACCGGCAAGACCGCCAAGGAGGTCAGCGAGAGCGACGAAGCGGAGGCCGCGGAGCGCGCGCGGATGCTACAGGATCTGGCCGACGCCCGGGAGCGCATCCACCAACTCGAGCACGAGCGCGAGCACCTGGAGTCGGGGCTCTCCGAGGAGCAGGTTCGTAGCCAGAAGCGGCTGCTGAAGCGCACCCGGCCGGCGGCGCTGCGCGGGATCACGCGCAAGATGATCAGCCCCCTGGGCGACATCTACGTGACCATCAACGAGGACGAGACGGGCAAGCCCTTCGAGCTCTTCGCCACGCTGGGCAAGGCGGGCGGCGCGGCCATGGCGGACGTGGAGGCCATCGGGCGGCTCATCTCGCTGGCGCTGCGCAGCGGCATCGGGCTGACCGAGGTGCACCAGCAGTTGCGAGGAATCTCCTGCGACCGGGCCGTGGGTTACGGGCCCAACAAGGTGCTGTCGGTGCCGGACGCCATCGCCCAGGCCATCGAGCTGTACCAGCAGGAGCGCGCGGGCGTGCAGCAGGAGCTGCCGATCAACCAGACGGTCACCACGGGGGCGCAGTCGGCGGCGGCGCAGGCGCACGTCGACTTCGGCGCCTACGACCCGGGCGAGACGTTCATCGGCACGTGCCCGGACTGCGCGTCGGAGCTGACGTTCGCGGAGGGGTGCGTGAAGTGCATGGTGTGCGGCTACAGCGAGTGTGGATGA